One genomic window of Paraburkholderia acidiphila includes the following:
- a CDS encoding amino acid ABC transporter permease has protein sequence MNFSWEIFRKFLLDPSPAYLHGLWLTFSISACAIVFGATLGLIVALMRLSSSLPVQYLARGYIWVMRGTPLLMQIVFLYTAFAAANIFHFHDLDFGIISLPGNIQAAVLALGMNSAAYQAEIIRAGLSSVDRGQYEASRSLGMTSVLLMRRVVLPQAFRIIVPPLGNEFNVMLKNTTLVSVIGVPELLLSTQMITSVNFRVFELYLVLGIYFLALTRLWGFVQRRLEAHFGRGEAKPAANTRLFGAQTMKLLRGR, from the coding sequence ATGAATTTCAGCTGGGAAATCTTCCGGAAATTCCTGCTCGACCCGAGCCCGGCGTATCTGCACGGGTTGTGGCTCACGTTCTCGATCAGCGCGTGCGCGATCGTGTTCGGCGCCACGCTCGGCCTGATCGTCGCGCTCATGCGGCTTTCGTCGAGCCTGCCGGTGCAGTATCTCGCGCGCGGTTATATCTGGGTCATGCGCGGCACGCCGTTGCTCATGCAGATCGTGTTCCTGTACACCGCGTTTGCCGCGGCGAACATCTTTCACTTTCACGATCTCGACTTCGGCATCATCTCACTGCCGGGCAACATTCAGGCCGCCGTGCTCGCGCTCGGCATGAATTCGGCGGCTTATCAGGCGGAGATCATTCGCGCGGGCTTGAGTTCGGTGGACAGAGGCCAATACGAAGCGTCGCGTTCGCTCGGCATGACTTCGGTGCTGCTCATGCGCCGCGTCGTGCTGCCGCAAGCGTTCCGCATCATCGTGCCGCCGCTCGGCAACGAGTTCAACGTCATGCTGAAAAACACCACGCTCGTGAGCGTGATCGGCGTGCCGGAACTGCTGCTCAGCACGCAGATGATCACTTCGGTGAACTTCCGCGTGTTCGAGTTGTATCTCGTCCTCGGCATCTACTTCCTCGCGCTCACCAGGCTCTGGGGTTTCGTGCAGCGGCGGCTAGAAGCGCACTTCGGCCGCGGCGAGGCGAAGCCGGCTGCGAATACGCGTCTGTTCGGCGCGCAAACGATGAAACTGCTGCGAGGACGTTGA
- a CDS encoding ABC transporter substrate-binding protein produces the protein MSAKQFKRLRLAACAGLAVLAQVAGASAAHAADLGLVKGGTLTYCSSMDAPPLASYDENQQPRGFSVDVAQDIAKQLGNLKVEWKVMSFSGQIPALQAKQCDLVIGQLFDKPERRQIIDIVDYMYSSQSIMVPRGNPRHVRSLDDLSGMKVAVLNGTTISTLLDKENDKLKAAGKPPMNIVVYSSDADAFQAFRLNQVDAYGTTAESAAHFQQVSGDMFEEAVPGFNRIATGIGARKGEPLSPAVAKAVADLVKSDRYSKMLATWKLQNDRL, from the coding sequence ATGTCAGCAAAACAGTTCAAGCGTCTTCGTCTCGCCGCCTGCGCAGGCTTAGCGGTTCTGGCACAAGTGGCCGGAGCATCAGCAGCGCATGCCGCCGATCTGGGCCTCGTGAAAGGCGGCACGCTCACCTACTGTTCGAGCATGGACGCGCCGCCGCTCGCGTCCTACGACGAGAACCAGCAGCCGCGCGGTTTCTCCGTCGACGTGGCGCAAGACATCGCGAAGCAACTCGGCAATCTCAAGGTCGAGTGGAAGGTCATGTCCTTCAGCGGGCAGATTCCCGCGCTGCAGGCGAAGCAATGCGATCTCGTGATCGGCCAGCTCTTCGATAAGCCCGAGCGCCGCCAGATCATCGACATCGTCGACTACATGTATTCGAGCCAGTCGATCATGGTGCCGCGCGGCAATCCGCGCCATGTGCGCTCGCTCGACGATCTCTCCGGCATGAAGGTCGCGGTGCTTAACGGTACGACTATCAGTACGCTGCTCGACAAGGAAAACGACAAGCTCAAAGCCGCAGGCAAGCCGCCCATGAACATCGTTGTCTATAGTTCGGATGCCGATGCATTTCAGGCCTTCCGTCTGAACCAGGTCGATGCCTACGGCACCACGGCAGAAAGCGCCGCACACTTCCAGCAGGTTTCGGGCGACATGTTCGAGGAAGCGGTGCCGGGCTTCAATCGCATCGCGACGGGCATCGGCGCGCGCAAGGGCGAACCGCTTTCGCCTGCAGTCGCGAAGGCCGTGGCCGATCTCGTGAAGAGCGATCGCTACAGCAAAATGCTCGCCACCTGGAAGCTCCAAAACGATCGCCTGTGA